A stretch of the Lolium perenne isolate Kyuss_39 chromosome 3, Kyuss_2.0, whole genome shotgun sequence genome encodes the following:
- the LOC127338271 gene encoding uncharacterized protein: MTGMALARLAVAPLLHLLLAATCCAGRDFIVGGRGGWATHPAEPFNTWAERNRFQVNDSLVFRYSDHSDSVMAVSQSHYDACNTTDPYVHLEGGHNVFGLARSGPYFFISGDAKRCQAGEHLIVVVLAVRAGSGSPSPSTKPSPSKSSPPSSLPPPVPAPAGSQATPPAAGNSSSTPPPPAGSSSSTPPPSPSSTPPPPAVAPPPATNATVAPPPHSPSSASAVRGGVLAFLAIAGAIVLA, translated from the exons ATGACCGGCATGGCACTGGCGCGGCTCGCCGTGGCTCCCCTCCTCCACCTGCTGCTGGCGGCGACCTGTTGCGCCGGCCGCGACTTCATCGTCGGCGGCCGAGGCGGGTGGGCGACGCACCCGGCCGAGCCGTTCAACACTTGGGCCGAGCGCAACCGCTTCCAGGTCAACGACAGCCTCG TGTTTAGGTACAGCGATCACAGCGACTCGGTGATGGCGGTGAGCCAGAGCCACTACGACGCCTGCAACACCACCGACCCCTACGTCCATCTCGAGGGCGGCCACAACGTCTTCGGCCTCGCCAGATCCGGCCCATACTTCTTCATCAGCGGCGACGCCAAACGCTGCCAGGCCGGCGAGCACctcatcgtcgtcgtcctcgcggtGCGTGCCGGCAGTGGCAGCCCCTCTCCTTCCACAAAGCCGTCGCCATCCAAGTCGTCGCCCCCATCATCATTGCCGCCTCCCGTCCCAGCACCGGCGGGTTCCCAGGCGACTCCGCCTGCTGCGGGGAACTCTTCCtcgacgccaccgccgcctgcggGAAGTTCTTCGTCGACGCCACCGCCATCTCCTTCGTCgacgccgcctcctcccgcagtTGCACCGCCACCGGCGACCAATGCTACGGTTGCACCGCCGCCGCATTCGCCGTCGTCCGCGTCAGCCGTGAGGGGCGGTGTCCTGGCGTTCCTCGCGATCGCCGGAGCAATAGTACTAGCTTGA
- the LOC127338270 gene encoding uncharacterized protein, which yields MQPPVISLRGNCRSWRLPPPAQNAQSPLPALVLPSSPSHLSQIRRLDQLLPPLGNLRPQNRSDAAGSGHAAASSILLVAHQKTGGRAQDVFLLLTPHLWTKKRWWRAVAPGAVTIATRQLQGTRRSSTSTTCCSNPIPSTGSGDT from the exons ATGCAACCGCCGGTCATCTCCTTGCGCGGCAACTGCCGATCGTGGAGATTACCACCTCCAGCACAAAATGCTCAAAGCCCCCTCCCCGCCCTTGTTCTCCCCTCGTCTCCCAGTCACCTCTCTCAAATCCGGCGACTGGACCAGCTGCTGCCGCCACTGGGAAACCTCCGACCACAGAATAGGTCGGACGCCGCCGGCAGTGGCCACGCTGCTGCGTCGTCCATCTTGCTCGTCGCCCACCAGAAGACAGGAGGGCGTGCACAGGACGTCTTCCTCCTCCTTACGCCGCATCTTTGGACGAAGAAGCGTTG GTGGAGGGCGGTGGCTCCAGGGGCAGTGACCATCGCGACGAGGCAACTGCAGGGTACACGAAGGAGTTCTACTTCCACAACCTGCTGCTCGAATCCTATTCCTTCTACTGGTTCAGGAG ATACCTGA